The Brumimicrobium sp. genomic interval TAGTTAATGATTTTAAGCATCTGGCGGCTGATGTAGAAGTTGAAATTCGTTTGGCAAAAATTGATCCAGATGGAAATTGCACCAATGGAATCACACGAACCTATTCTCCTTTGACAAACACGGGAGGTCATGTAGTGAAGTCCCTTGTCCACTGGCCACCTGAAAAGTACCTTAATATTTATGTATGTAATAATGTTGGACCAAATTTAGCGGGACATGCTTTGATGCCCGCTGTTGCCGATACTATTCCCGAATGGGACGGCATTGTTATGCAACACAGTTATATCGGTTCTATTGGAACTTCAGATCCTTTTAAGCAGACCGTCTTAACACACGAAATTGGTCATTACCTGAATTTATATCATATCTGGGGTGGAAATAATGTGCCTGAATTCTATTATTTACCTGTAGGGAATGCTGGAAACTGTGCCTATGATGATGAGGTGAGTGATACGCCCAATACAATAGGTTGGAGTAGTTGTAATCTGAGTTCTGTTTCTTGTGGTTCTTTAGATATGGTTCAAAATTATATGGATTATTCATATTGCCATCGTTTATTTACGGAAGGGCAAAAATTACGTATTCATGCTGCGTTAAATTCTTCTGTTGCTAATAGAAATAATCTATGGACCAATGCTAATTTAATCTCAACAGGGGTAATAGATGCGGATAATCTTTGTCACTGTGTATTTGATGCAAACAAGAAAGTGATTTGTGTTGGGGAATCGGTAACCTTTACGGATTTGTCTTATCACGGAATTACGGCAAGAGAATGGACTTTCCAAGGAGGAAACATAACTTCTTCTACGGATTCAACTGTTACGATTGTGTATAGTCAACCGGGTGTTTATGATGTGTCTCTAAAAGTTTATCAGGGAACAGAAACATTAACAGAAACAAAAACTGATTTTATACAGGTATTGGATAAGCTTCCTACATCTAATAAATTAATTGAGAATTTTGAAAGCGAAACAAATTTTGCAAATCGTTGGTGCATTCCAGAGAATGAGTTATTTGCATTTCAACGTACGCCATATGGTAAAGACAGTGATTATTCTCTATATGTAGATAATTTCAATGGTGTTCCCAATAGTGTTTATTCCATCGTGAGTAAACCATTTGATGTTTCTATGTACACAAAATATGTTGTTTCTTTTGATTATGCGTATGCCAAGTCTGGGGGAGGAAATGGTGAAAAACTTTATTTCCAAGTGAGTGAAGATTGCGGTGAGACTTGGGTGAATAAAAATGTCTTTGTTCTTTCAAATACTTGTTTGGGGGATGTAGAAACAGAATTCTTTCCCACTCAGGATGAATGGGAGCATGCCGAAAAACTAGTTGTAGTTGGAACAAATAAATCCAATCATGAAATGATACGTTTTCAATTTGGAAGTAAAAATGGAAATAATTTTTACATGGATAATATCAATATATACAACGAGGCAGAAATGGGGCTAGCACAAGAAAATAGTTCACATAATTTATTTGTATATCCTAATCCGGCATCTACACAGTTTGTACTAGAGTTGGGTGAAGGTTTATTGCTCGGAGAAGTTGAGCTATATGCTATTGATGGCCAGTTGATGTCTGTCACTCACGTTCAGAATCAGTCTGCTGCTAATATTGATGTTTCAATGTATGCAAATGGTACTTATTTTGTCCGATATGTATCTACAAACCAGGAACCTTTAGTACGTCGTATTATTGTTGCAAAATAGTTTATTTCTTAGGATTTATTTTTAAAAATCCTAGCAGAAATAATAGACCTATCCCGATTCCACTGAGCCAATAAGAGTATCCAGCTATTTTTGTGTAAAATGAAGTGGAAACTCGTTTGGGAAGGGGAACTACAAGTGCAGAAAAAGGCTTTCCGGTTTTGTATAGGTATTCAGTATCTCCATTGGGTTTTATAAATGCTGTATAGCCATAATTAGACGAGCGATAAGTTGGGATTCCTACTTGAATGGTGTTTGCTTTATTGATGTTTAAGTATTGATAGGAACATGTGTGACTTGTGTGCCAGTTTTCATTTGCTTGAATTGTTAAAAATGTGCTGCTTTGAGATCTTTCGGTTACAATGTTCGGGAAAATACTTGCATAGCAGAGCAAAATATTGAATCGTTTGTCTTTATATTTAAAATCATCAAATATATCCATTGGATTTACCTTCCGAGCATCTCCTACAGTAGGCACCCATTTGTTGATTTGTTGTGCAACAGCATTGCTAGGTATATATTCCAGAAAAGGAATGAATACTTGTTTGGATTTGATATGGATTCTTTTGTCCTTTAAAAGAGAAATGTTATGTGTGTTGTAGTATCTTCCTTCAAAAACTCTCGATTGAGGAGTTGGATGATTAGTAGGTCTGTAAATCATGGCACCAAGCAAAACTTGTTGATTATTAACTTGATTGAGAGAATCTATATATTGAATAGTCTTGTTTTTGGGAAGATATTCATACCAATCCAAGCGAGTGAAAAAACTCTCAGGTAAAACAATTAATGAATTCTTTGCTGCAACTTTTTGAACTTCATCTACTAGGATATTTGGATTTTCAACGTATTCTATTGTTGAAAAATTAATTTCAGAATGAAGAAGAGAAATCTTTGCTTCTGCGTCCCATTCGATATCTTTAACTGAGTAATACTTGATTATACTATAAGTGGTGAGCAATATAAAAATACTGAAAATAGCATAATTTAATTTACTGATTCTTTTGATGCGAATACATTCGAAAATAGCATAGTTCATTAAGTAGATCATCAAAGAACCACCTTCTACACCTAAGAGAGAATAGTATTGAATCAGTGAGATATGAATAGACCATGCATAACCCATTAAATAGAAAGGGGCAAGCATGAGTGAGTTCTGCATTAAATATTCAAAGAGTATAAAAAGAGGCACAATTATGCTAAAATGAACACGACGGATAAGGGACGGTATGAGTATTAAGGAAACCAAAATAACATCCGTACTAACTAAAATGATCAAAGCACCTACTGATACATCAAAAAGCCAATATAAACCTAGAGAAAGTGCAACTCCTCTAAATACAAAAGTGATGAGTAGCAGATTTAGAATCTTTTTTAAAAAACTCTTAGACGATTTCCTTACAGCTAAAACAGCAAATAAAAATGGAACAAAACCAATAATTTGTAAAGGAAAAAGATAGGTGTTTTGCCATGCTACAGCAGTAAGTATTCCTGCCAAAACAGAAAGTAAAATTATTTTGATATAATATTGTTTCCAAAAAGCCATATTGAGTATCATCTATTTAACTTGAATCAATTTCTTATCTTTGTTAGAATAATAGTATCTCTTATTTATGAACAAAATTAAATTTTTATTTGATATTCCAAGGTTTAATGCACAAAAACATCCTTTAGAGAAACTCCTTCTGCAGAAAGAAAAAAAAGAATGGAAGGCGGTTAGTTCACATGAGTTTATTCGATTAATGGATGCTTATTCTGAAAGGCTTCTTTCCTTAGGTGTGAAAAAGGGAGATAAAATTGCAATTATGTCTTCGGCTTGTATCGAATGGAACTTATTGGATTTAGCCATTCAACAAATAGGCGGAATTGTAATTCCAATTTTTCCTAATATGA includes:
- a CDS encoding M43 family zinc metalloprotease; its protein translation is MKLRFFLFISFLIHYSIVYVQNMDFSCGADEVNTHIFSEHPELQSGYLRAKQQLDAFTKEYVQNYVFDKSGATYIIPVVFHVIHDYGAGNISDEQIYDAVKQVNIQLRKLNADTTEIVNDFKHLAADVEVEIRLAKIDPDGNCTNGITRTYSPLTNTGGHVVKSLVHWPPEKYLNIYVCNNVGPNLAGHALMPAVADTIPEWDGIVMQHSYIGSIGTSDPFKQTVLTHEIGHYLNLYHIWGGNNVPEFYYLPVGNAGNCAYDDEVSDTPNTIGWSSCNLSSVSCGSLDMVQNYMDYSYCHRLFTEGQKLRIHAALNSSVANRNNLWTNANLISTGVIDADNLCHCVFDANKKVICVGESVTFTDLSYHGITAREWTFQGGNITSSTDSTVTIVYSQPGVYDVSLKVYQGTETLTETKTDFIQVLDKLPTSNKLIENFESETNFANRWCIPENELFAFQRTPYGKDSDYSLYVDNFNGVPNSVYSIVSKPFDVSMYTKYVVSFDYAYAKSGGGNGEKLYFQVSEDCGETWVNKNVFVLSNTCLGDVETEFFPTQDEWEHAEKLVVVGTNKSNHEMIRFQFGSKNGNNFYMDNINIYNEAEMGLAQENSSHNLFVYPNPASTQFVLELGEGLLLGEVELYAIDGQLMSVTHVQNQSAANIDVSMYANGTYFVRYVSTNQEPLVRRIIVAK